ggtttGCCGGGAAGCCTGGCTGTAGATGCTCTGCTTTCAGCCAAACTGGGgagcccacagcacccagcaagGAGCACCCTACCTGGGGCAAAGCCACCCAGCGAGTGCTCCCAACCGCCCTGTGCTTCCTCCAGCATCCGTTGTGTCATCTCGAAGAGCGGCTGGAAGAGGTGGTGGAAGCCGTGGTGGGGATGCTGGAAGAAGGGATGCAGCTCCCGGGAAAGCCTTTCGCTGCGGAGCGGGAAGCGGACATGCTGGACCGGGGGGCGGAAAGCCTCACGGAATCCGCCGAAGGGCGCTTGGAAGAAGGGATACATGCGGCCGTAGACCTGGGTGCTGTCCTGGAAGATGTCGTCCACGCCGTCCTCCAGCAACCCGAAACGTTCTTCCAAGTCCTCAAACTGCCGCTCCTGCTGCTGATCCCGCTCCAGCAGCGAGTCGATGCGCTCGCCATTCACCCAGATGGAGAAGGGTGAGGAATGGTTGAGGAATTCCTCCAGCTgccaggcaggagagcaggacaAAGTCAAAACACGGAGATCAGGCCAAAATGAGAGAAagattcaaggccaggttggacttcaggggcttggagcaacctggtgtagcggaaggtgtccctgcccatggcagggggttggaactggatgagctttaaggtcccttccaacccaagccattctgtgagtctatggaatcccccctccccagcctcaCCGGGCACTGTGGTACCACTCACCTGCCGCCCCACCAGCCCCGATCCGCTGTGGCACGTGCGGGAGTAGAAGCGCATGCAGGTGTGCTTGAGGCAGGGCTTGCACTCTTCCCACAGCGCCAGCATCGTCTCGTTGCACACCTCCTGCTTCGCCgccagctgctgctccttctccctGGCCAGCTGCACCGCTTCCTGCAAGGCAGCCACATCCATCCCAGGGGATCCCTCCGCTCCCAAGACACACAGATTCCCCGGCACCGCACCCCCCCAGCCCTTCGGGTACACCCAGCCCAGATGGGGGGAGCTCAGGTTGCAGGTCGGAACAACCACCCTACTCATCCTCACTcacctccttcttcctcttggTCTCCTCTAAGGTGTGCAGGATGGCTTGGTGGTCCTTACTTGTCTTGTCCATGAGGGTCTTCATCTGCTTCACCCCATTGATGGCGTTTTCCACCTCCGTGTCAATGTATTTGCTGCCAGCTGCTGACATCTCTGTGGTTGCAggggtgaggaagaggaagagcatCCTTCAGCAGGCACCCACTGAAGCACCCGCCAGTGCATGCAAATACTTGTGGGTGCAGCATCTTGGTTGCTCGCCAACAGCTTGATTCAAGCTCACAGAACCCAAGAGAAGCGCCCCAAAACCTCACCCCAGCTGGGACTGCATCTCCCCACCCACCACCCATAATATTTGGGGTGTGTCCTGTAAGGTTCCAGCTGCCCCCCAGGAGCAGCCCGGTGCTGGGGCCCCATCTGTGCCCATGTCAGCGCTCACCCACCCAGACCACCCAACTAGCCATGGGGGCAGGATCTGCACCCCCCACATACCAAAAACATCCGGCCCCGGCCCCTTGGGGATGATGCTCTGTGCCCCTCCACCCAACACCCGTGAAACGatgctgtgccccccccccccccccagccaaCACAGCACTCCCCCCACTCCATCACTGTTCCATTTGCTCCCCAAGCCTGCAGGGAGCCCCCCACCAAATGAAAAGCTgtgctccccccaccccctccagccccactcACGCTTGAGCTCGCTGGGGGGGACAAGCGcctgcccccatccccaggggagcaggaggctgagcagcgggagcagcagcagcgccaTGGCCCGTCCTGGAGGCAGCTCCCTGCGCAGGCAGAGCGGGGGCTTAGAGCCGGAGCCAGGATCCGGCCCCCTCGGACACGGGACTCTGACTCAGCAGCGGGCACCTGCCCCCCCGGCCATGGCTCTGGGGGATGGTGATGGCTGGGCTCACACCTCCTTAGCTGGAGGAGCCGCCTGCAGCCGGTCCCTAGGAGGGGGGCCCTGGGTTGTGGGGTCCCACATGAAGCCCTGCTGGGGGAGACTGGGATACAAAGCCATGTGTGTGttccccccaccctcctgcCTGCGGCACAAACAAGCCCAGGCCTGGGGCCAAGCAGGGCAGGCAGCCAAGGCAGTGACCGGGCATggatctcctcctcctccgcaggagctgtgctgcctttcttctcctccGGCCCCCTCGGGGATGGAGAGGGGCTGCAAAGTCAAGCCAGGGCCGGGCCCCTaccagctgcaggcaggtaTGGGCACTGCTGGCAGTACCCCCCTGGAAGGGTGCCATGGCCAAGGCACCCAGCACTAGCACCACTAGGTTTGTGCAATGAGGAACAGCAgcccctggggctgtgcagtgGCCTCAgcccccctctccttcccccaaaCCTGTGCAATGGCCCAGCCGCAGCGTGGCTCTGGCCACCCCAGGAGCACTGGCCCCATGCCATTGCAGCACACTCATTGCAGtacctgctgcactgctgcccCCAAAGTGCTGTGCCCCAA
This window of the Melopsittacus undulatus isolate bMelUnd1 chromosome 3, bMelUnd1.mat.Z, whole genome shotgun sequence genome carries:
- the CLU gene encoding clusterin; translation: MALLLLPLLSLLLPWGWGQALVPPSELKQMSAAGSKYIDTEVENAINGVKQMKTLMDKTSKDHQAILHTLEETKRKKEEAVQLAREKEQQLAAKQEVCNETMLALWEECKPCLKHTCMRFYSRTCHSGSGLVGRQLEEFLNHSSPFSIWVNGERIDSLLERDQQQERQFEDLEERFGLLEDGVDDIFQDSTQVYGRMYPFFQAPFGGFREAFRPPVQHVRFPLRSERLSRELHPFFQHPHHGFHHLFQPLFEMTQRMLEEAQGGWEHSLGGFAPGSRNSSDDRMVCREIRRNSAGCLRMRDECEKCREILSVDCGQTDPAQSQLREQLEDALRLAERFTRRYDDLMRAFQAEMLNTTSLLDQLNRQFGWVSRLANLTQGRDGFLQVTTVLSKAPNLEDPSAPPDTQVTVQLFDSEPLSLTVPGDISWEDPRFMEIVAEQALQHYKQNAIE